From Daucus carota subsp. sativus chromosome 6, DH1 v3.0, whole genome shotgun sequence, the proteins below share one genomic window:
- the LOC108224607 gene encoding uncharacterized protein LOC108224607, translating to MAPHDIRRPFKRPAISDQQKRRDLSLLRQNQNRRDAQHQARCLASTVVSLPNQNSETVSEHLELLPEPETGEADAQFSEAEGQFGHSQAPSSSRDLDIRHASKLRGPEVRMWFAKQLMLPEWMIDVPDRLSLDWYVFARPSGKRCFVVSLDGTTISRLRNGSLLHRFPSALPNGCRKKGGSGQSYTILDCIFHELDQTYYVIDMVCWAGVSFYECTAEFRFFWLNNKMLETGACEAPSQYHRYRFSLLTIYNCDYEGLNTAYTGSVPYVKDGLAFYNKNAHYQTGNTPLALVWKDENCSQYVIDTDGKGQIPHQQQVALELQGDGKLTTSDDPPVVFGCLNKEFIEKSELLPGNLLRFAVGEGGLNFLDGKLEKADLQYLGKVNRARAFADTYSKVVFQHMVRHSPLRIEHLFASVSSSHDQDEVHDVEMVV from the exons atgGCACCTCACGATATTCGCCGTCCGTTTAAACGTCCGGCGATCTCCGACCAACAAAAGCGCCGTGATCTTTCACTTCTCCGGCAGAATCAGAACCGTCGCGACGCTCAGCACCAAGCCCGATGTTTAGCTTCCACCGTCGTTTCGTTACCCAATCAAAACTCCGAAACCGTATCCGAACACTTGGAGCTcctacccgaacccgaaactGGCGAAGCCGACGCTCAATTCAGTGAAGCTGAGGGTCAATTTGGTCATTCACAAGCTCCGTCGAGTTCTAGGGATTTGGATATTCGTCATGCCTCCAAGCTCCGAGGGCCCGAGGTTCGAATGTGGTTCGCTAAACAGTTGATGCTTCCTGAGTGGATGATCGATGTTCCTGATCGATTAAGTCTCGACTG GTATGTATTTGCAAGGCCATCTGGAAAACGATGCTTTGTTGTGTCTTTGGATGGTACCACTATTAGTAGACTGAGAAATGGTTCGTTGTTGCATCGGTTTCCTTCTGCTTTGCCTAATGGATGTCGGAAAAAAGGTGGATCTGGACAGTCATATACAATACTTGACTGTATATTTCACGAG TTGGATCAGACTTACTATGTTATCGATATGGTTTGTTGGGCTGGTGTCTCATTTTACGAGTGCACTGCTGAGTTCAGATTCTTCTGGTTGAACAACAAGATGCTTGAAACAGGGGCATGCGAAGCTCCATCGCAGTATCATAGATACAGATTTAGTTTGCTAACCATCTACAATTGTGATTATGAAGGTCTAAATACAGCTTACACAGGATCAGTTCCGTATGTGAAGGATGGACTAGCATTTTATAACAA AAATGCGCATTACCAAACAGGGAATACACCATTGGCGCTAGTCTGGAAAGATGAAAATTGCAGTCAATATGTCATTGATACTGATGGCAAAGGACAGATTCCACATCAGCAACAG GTTGCTTTGGAGCTTCAAGGTGATGGAAAACTGACTACATCTGATGACCCTCCTGTTGTATTTGGTTGTCTGAATAAGGAATTCATTGAAAAG TCAGAACTGCTTCCTGGAAACCTTTTAAGATTTGCTGTTGGTGAAGGAGGATTAAATTTTTTGGATGGGAAACTTGAGAAGGCTGACTTGCAATACCTTGGCAAAGTCAATCGTGCACGTGCTTTTGCAGATACTTACTCCAAG
- the LOC108192803 gene encoding SNF1-related protein kinase regulatory subunit gamma-1 encodes MTMIMDGSESPRSPEARLGMKVEDLWDTQEPQLTPTEKLNACFESIPVSSFPLAPPSQVIEINSDTSVAEAVQLMAKHKILSLPVVDVDAPKDASWMERYIGIIEFAGIAVWILHQSEEKEGSAGSELIATGSEESTSPAVAAATKGMYSPRYRSFNSFSAASASGHFFEALTSSALYKNTKVRDISGSFRWAPFLALQTSNSFLTMLLLLSSYRMKSVPVVDSGEGKIENIITQSAVIHMLEECAGLQWFERLGSKKLSELGLPLMKPGNVVKVHEDEPVLQAFKLMRQEGFGGVPVVGSDGKAVGNISIRDIQFLLLAPAIYKEYRYMTAKNFLTAIRHYLEEHEQSTPFSSGMITCKRDDTLKEVIIKLDSRKIHRVYVVDEAGNLEGVVTLRDIISKLVYEPPGYFGDFFYGVLPLPANSRV; translated from the exons ATGACGATGATTATGGATGGGAGTGAAAGTCCAAGAAGCCCAGAAGCAAGACTGGGGATGAAAGTGGAAGATTTGTGGGATACACAAGAGCCTCAGCTGACTCCAACAGAAAAGCTTAATGCTTGCTTTGAAAGCATCCCTGTTTCTTCCTTCCCCCTTGCTCCTCCTTCCCAGG TTATTGAGATCAATTCCGACACTAGTGTTGCTGAAGCTGTTCAGTTAATGGCTAAACATAAAATTCTAAGTCTGCCTGTTGTTGACGTTGATGCACCAAAAGATGCTAGCTGGATGGAGAGATACATTGGCATCATTGAGTTCGCTGGCATTGCCGTATGGATTCTGCATCAG tcagaagaaaaagaaggatCTGCTGGCTCAGAACTAATTGCCACTGGATCTGAGGAATCCACAAGTCCCGCTGTTGCCGCAGCAACAAAGGGAATGTATTCTCCTAGATATAGAAGTTTTAACTCTTTTTCTGCTGCCTCAGCCTCTGGACACTTTTTTGAGGCTCTGACTTCCTCTGCACTTTATAAGAATACAAAG GTTCGAGATATCTCTGGATCATTTCGATGGGCTCCATTTCTTGCCTTGCAGACATCCAATTCCTTTCTGACCATGCTCTTACTACTATCATCATACAGAATGAAGAGTGTTCCTGTAGTTGATTCCGGAGAAGGGAAGATTGAAAACATAATTACCCAATCTGCTGTTATACACATGTTAGAGGAATGTGCTGGTCTTCAATGGTTTGAACGTTTGGGTAGTAAGAAACTATCTGAACTTGGTCTTCCCCTAATGAAACCCGGTAACGTTGTAAAG GTGCACGAGGATGAGCCAGTATTGCAAGCATTTAAACTGATGAGGCAAGAGGGATTCGGTGGAGTACCAGTGGTTGGAAGTGATGGCAAGGCGGTTGGTAATATAAGCATCAGAGACATTCAGTTCCTTCTACTTGCACCGGCTATTTACAAGGAATACAG ATATATGACAGCTAAGAACTTCCTCACGGCTATTAGACATTATTTGGAAGAGCATGAACAGTCAACACCATTCTCGAGTGGAATGATTACATGCAAAAGAGATGACACGCTTAAAGAAGTAATCATAAAGCTTGATTCCAGGAAGATCCATCGAGTCTACGTTGTAGATGAAGCGGGAAATCTAGAAGGGGTAGTCACACTCAGAGATATCATCTCGAAGCTGGTATACGAGCCTCCAGGCTACTTTGGAGACTTTTTTTATGGTGTTCTGCCACTGCCTGCAAATAGCCGGGTCTAA
- the LOC108225197 gene encoding large ribosomal subunit protein uL22y-like, which translates to MVKYSKEPDNPTKSCKARGAALRVHFKNTRETAHAIRKLPLIKAKRYLEDVLAHKQAIPFTRFCRGVGRTAQAKNRHSNGQGRWPAKSAKFILDLLKNAESNAEVKGLDVDSLYISHIQVNQAQKQRRRTYRAHGRINPYMSSPSHIELTLSEKEEPVKKEPESQLAPRKKTNQALRSGASS; encoded by the exons ATG GTGAAGTATTCAAAGGAACCTGATAATCCCACTAAGT CTTGCAAAGCTAGGGGAGCTGCTCTTAGGGTCCACTTTAAG AATACCAGAGAAACTGCACATGCCATTCGTAAGTTGCCCTTGATCAAGGCCAAAAGGTACTTGGAGGATGTTCTTGCACACAAACAAGCTATTCCATTTACTCGCTTCTGTAGAGGAGTTGGACGAACTGCTCAGGCTAAAAATAGACATTCTAATGGACAAGGGCGTTGGCCTGCAAAGTCCGCAAAGTTTATTCTGGATTTACTGAAGAACGCTGAGAGTAATGCTGAA GTGAAGGGATTGGACGTGGATTCCCTTTACATTTCTCATATTCAAGTCAACCAAGCACAGAAGCAAAGACGTCGGACATATCGTGCTCATGGAAGAATCAATC CATACATGTCATCCCCGAGCCACATTGAATTGACTCTGTCTGAGAAGGAAGAGCCTGTCAAGAAGGAG CCTGAAAGCCAGTTGGCTCCGAGGAAAAAGACAAACCAAGCCTTACGCAGTGGTGCTTCCTCTTGA
- the LOC108226853 gene encoding cycloeucalenol cycloisomerase produces the protein MIEIIMESCSSIRVFVHILTQPLKQAQDQDFKMEGDKAAPVSSTSSLWLAPNPSKRWGELFFLIYTPVWLTLILGVIVPYKLYEDFKELEYLIVGLVSVVPAFVIPLFVVGKADSYIPLKDRYWVKANVWILIFSYVGNYFWTHYFFTILGASYSFPSWKMNNVPHMTFFLAHVCFLFYNVTSNFTLRRLQYAVAGLPQKVRWVAKAAWILASSYFIAYLETLAISDFPYYEFADRASMYKIGSAFYAIDFIISFPMFSRIDEIPGDNWDLSRVAVDALGASMLVTIILDLWRIFLGPIVHVPHTNQCLQPGLPWFSGHTT, from the exons ATGATAGAGATAATAATGGAGTCATGCAGTAGTATAAGAGTCTTTGTTCATATATTAACTCAGCCACTGAAGCAAGCACAAGATCAAGATTTCAAAATGGAAG GTGATAAGGCAGCACCAGTTTCTTCAACTAGCAGTCTGTGGTTAGCACCTAATCCGAGCAAGAGATGGGGCGAACTGTTCTTCCTCATTTACACTCCCGTCTGGCTTACTCTTATACTCGGGGTTATTGTTCCCTACAAGCTCTACGAG GATTTCAAGGAATTGGAGTACCTAATAGTTGGACTAGTCTCAGTGGTTCCTGCTTTTGTGATACCACTGTTCGTTGTTGGAAAG GCCGATAGCTATATTCCTTTGAAGGATCGTTACTGGGTCAAG GCTAATGTTTGGATACTTATCTTCAGCTACGTCGGAAACTATTTCTGGACACATTATTTTTTCACCATCTTAGGCGCGTCTTATAGCTTCCCATCATGGAAGATGAACAAC GTACCTCACATGACCTTTTTCCTGGCACATGTGTGCTTCTTGTTCTACAATGTTACATCAAACTTCACTCTCCGCAGGCTACAATATGCAGTTGCTGGCTTGCCACAAAAAGTCCGGTGGGTCGCGAAGGCTGCATGGATTCTGGCCTCCTCTTATTTCATTGCATACCTAGAGACGTTAGCTATTTCAGAT TTCCCTTACTATGAATTCGCGGATCGAGCTTCCATGTACAAAATTGGTTCAGCATTTTATGCAATAGACTTTATCATAAGCTTCCCCATGTTTTCGAG GATTGACGAGATACCTGGCGATAACTGGGACTTGTCAAGAGTAGCTGTCGATGCATTAGGCGCTTCAATGCTTGTCACAATAATACTTGACCTGTGGCGTATTTTCCTAGGTCCAATTGTTCATGTTCCACATACAAACCAATGCCTCCAACCCGGACTACCTTGGTTTTCTGGACATACTACAtaa
- the LOC108228010 gene encoding nucleolar protein 56 isoform X2, with amino-acid sequence MSLYLLYESASGYALFNCHGIDEIGQNTEAVRNSVEDLTRFGKVVQLVGFNPFDSALDALNQINAVSEGQMTDELQNFLEANLPKVKETKKAKFSLGVAEPKLGSHILEVTKIPCQSNEFVLELLRGVRLHIDRFIENLKPGDLEKAQLGLGHSYSRAKVKFNVNRVDNMVIQAIFLLDTLDKDVNSFSMRVREWYSWHFPELVKIVNDNYLYAKVAKYVDNKSELSEDKLPGLIDLVGDEDKAKEIVEAAKASMGQDLSPVDLINVKLFAQRVMDLAEYRKKLYDYLVAKMSDIAPNLAALIGEVVGARLISHAGSLTNLAKCPSSTLQILGAEKALFRALKTRGNTPKYGLIFHSSFIGRASARNKGRMARYLANKCSIASRIDCFLDKNTTAFGDKLREQVEERLDFYDKGVAPRKNIDVMKVAIGNVDNEGVEVDVNGATAKSSAKKSKKKKSSEMDVEELPVEPSAKKSKKKKSTEMDVDEIPTEPSAKKSKKKKSAEMDVDEAPTEPSVKKSKKSKSKVDSVANGEEKQTAVTNGDGTGKKKKSRKSVQDS; translated from the exons ATGTCTCTATATCTTCTATACGAGTCTGCTTCTGGCTACGCTCTGTTTAATTGCCATGGCATCGATGAAATCGGACAGAACACGGAGGCTGTTCGTAACTCGGTCGAGGACCTGACTCGGTTCGGGAAAGTTGTGCAACTCGTGGGGTTTAACCCGTTTGACTCGGCTCTTGATGCTCTTAATCAAATCAACGCTGTCTCTGAGG GTCAAATGACTGATGAGTTGCAGAACTTTTTGGAAGCTAATCTTCCCAAAgtcaaagaaacaaaaaaggCTAAATTTAGTTTAGGAGTAGCGGAACCTAAACTTGGTTCACATATCTTGGAAGTAACAAAGATTCCCTGCCAAAGCAATGAGTTTGTTCTTGAGCTACTTCGTGGTGTGCGTCTGCACATTGATAGATTCATTGAGAACCTTAAG CCTGGTGACTTGGAGAAGGCTCAGCTTGGTCTTGGCCACAGTTACAGCAGAGCAAAGGTGAAGTTCAACGTAAACCGGGTTGACAATATGGTTATCCAAGCTATTTTCCTTCTAGATACTCTTGATAAAGATGTCAACTCCTTTTCCATGAGAGTCAG AGAATGGTATTCCTGGCATTTCCCTGAACTAGTAAAGATTGTCAATGACAACTATCTCTATGCTAAAGTTGCCAAGTATGTGGACAATAAATCTGAGTTATCTGAAGATAAATTGCCAGGCTTGATCGACTTGGTAGGTGATGAAGATAAAGCTAAGGAAATTGTTGAAGCTGCGAAAGCATCAATGG GTCAGGATCTATCCCCTGTTGACTTGATCAATGTCAAGTTGTTTGCCCAGAGGGTTATGGACCTTGCAGAGTACAGAAAAAAACTGTACGACTATCTGGTTGCAAAAATGAGTGATATAGCACCTAATTTGGCTGCCCTTATCGGTGAAGTTGTTGGAGCTCGTTTAATATCTCATGCTGGCAGTCTTACAAATTTGGCAAAGTGCCCTTCCTCAACCCTTCAGATCCTTGGAGCAGAGAAGGCACTTTTCAG GGCATTGAAAACCCGTGGTAATACACCAAAGTATGGCCTGATATTCCATTCTTCATTTATTGGACGGGCATCTGCTCGTAACAAAGGTCGAATGGCTCGCTATCTTGCCAACAAGTGCTCAATTGCCTCTCGGATTGATTGCTTTTTAG ATAAAAATACCACTGCTTTTGGGGACAAGCTTCGGGAACAAGTTGAGGAGCGACTTGACTTTTATGACAAGGGTGTTGCACCCCGCAAAAATATTGATGTGATGAAAGTTGCTATAGGAAATGTGGATAATGAAG GTGTGGAGGTGGATGTGAATGGAGCAACCGCAAAATCCTCAGCAAAAAAGAGCAAGAAAAAGAAATCCTCTGAAATGGATGTGGAAGAATTACCTGTTGAACCTTCAGCCAAAAAAAGCAAGAAAAAGAAATCAACAGAAATGGATGTGGATGAAATACCTACAGAACCTTCAGCAAAGAAAAGCAAGAAAAAGAAATCAGCAGAAATGGACGTGGATGAAGCTCCTACTGAACCTTCTGTTAAGAAAAGCAAAAAGTCAAAATCCAAAGTTGATTCTGTAGCTAATGGTGAAGAGAAACAAACAGCTGTTACAAATGGAGATGGTACTGGGAAGAAGAAAAAGTCTAGAAAATCAGTCCAAGACTCTTGA
- the LOC108228010 gene encoding nucleolar protein 56 isoform X1 has protein sequence MSLYLLYESASGYALFNCHGIDEIGQNTEAVRNSVEDLTRFGKVVQLVGFNPFDSALDALNQINAVSEGQMTDELQNFLEANLPKVKETKKAKFSLGVAEPKLGSHILEVTKIPCQSNEFVLELLRGVRLHIDRFIENLKPGDLEKAQLGLGHSYSRAKVKFNVNRVDNMVIQAIFLLDTLDKDVNSFSMRVREWYSWHFPELVKIVNDNYLYAKVAKYVDNKSELSEDKLPGLIDLVGDEDKAKEIVEAAKASMGQDLSPVDLINVKLFAQRVMDLAEYRKKLYDYLVAKMSDIAPNLAALIGEVVGARLISHAGSLTNLAKCPSSTLQILGAEKALFRALKTRGNTPKYGLIFHSSFIGRASARNKGRMARYLANKCSIASRIDCFLDKNTTAFGDKLREQVEERLDFYDKGVAPRKNIDVMKVAIGNVDNEVAGVEVDVNGATAKSSAKKSKKKKSSEMDVEELPVEPSAKKSKKKKSTEMDVDEIPTEPSAKKSKKKKSAEMDVDEAPTEPSVKKSKKSKSKVDSVANGEEKQTAVTNGDGTGKKKKSRKSVQDS, from the exons ATGTCTCTATATCTTCTATACGAGTCTGCTTCTGGCTACGCTCTGTTTAATTGCCATGGCATCGATGAAATCGGACAGAACACGGAGGCTGTTCGTAACTCGGTCGAGGACCTGACTCGGTTCGGGAAAGTTGTGCAACTCGTGGGGTTTAACCCGTTTGACTCGGCTCTTGATGCTCTTAATCAAATCAACGCTGTCTCTGAGG GTCAAATGACTGATGAGTTGCAGAACTTTTTGGAAGCTAATCTTCCCAAAgtcaaagaaacaaaaaaggCTAAATTTAGTTTAGGAGTAGCGGAACCTAAACTTGGTTCACATATCTTGGAAGTAACAAAGATTCCCTGCCAAAGCAATGAGTTTGTTCTTGAGCTACTTCGTGGTGTGCGTCTGCACATTGATAGATTCATTGAGAACCTTAAG CCTGGTGACTTGGAGAAGGCTCAGCTTGGTCTTGGCCACAGTTACAGCAGAGCAAAGGTGAAGTTCAACGTAAACCGGGTTGACAATATGGTTATCCAAGCTATTTTCCTTCTAGATACTCTTGATAAAGATGTCAACTCCTTTTCCATGAGAGTCAG AGAATGGTATTCCTGGCATTTCCCTGAACTAGTAAAGATTGTCAATGACAACTATCTCTATGCTAAAGTTGCCAAGTATGTGGACAATAAATCTGAGTTATCTGAAGATAAATTGCCAGGCTTGATCGACTTGGTAGGTGATGAAGATAAAGCTAAGGAAATTGTTGAAGCTGCGAAAGCATCAATGG GTCAGGATCTATCCCCTGTTGACTTGATCAATGTCAAGTTGTTTGCCCAGAGGGTTATGGACCTTGCAGAGTACAGAAAAAAACTGTACGACTATCTGGTTGCAAAAATGAGTGATATAGCACCTAATTTGGCTGCCCTTATCGGTGAAGTTGTTGGAGCTCGTTTAATATCTCATGCTGGCAGTCTTACAAATTTGGCAAAGTGCCCTTCCTCAACCCTTCAGATCCTTGGAGCAGAGAAGGCACTTTTCAG GGCATTGAAAACCCGTGGTAATACACCAAAGTATGGCCTGATATTCCATTCTTCATTTATTGGACGGGCATCTGCTCGTAACAAAGGTCGAATGGCTCGCTATCTTGCCAACAAGTGCTCAATTGCCTCTCGGATTGATTGCTTTTTAG ATAAAAATACCACTGCTTTTGGGGACAAGCTTCGGGAACAAGTTGAGGAGCGACTTGACTTTTATGACAAGGGTGTTGCACCCCGCAAAAATATTGATGTGATGAAAGTTGCTATAGGAAATGTGGATAATGAAG TTGCAGGTGTGGAGGTGGATGTGAATGGAGCAACCGCAAAATCCTCAGCAAAAAAGAGCAAGAAAAAGAAATCCTCTGAAATGGATGTGGAAGAATTACCTGTTGAACCTTCAGCCAAAAAAAGCAAGAAAAAGAAATCAACAGAAATGGATGTGGATGAAATACCTACAGAACCTTCAGCAAAGAAAAGCAAGAAAAAGAAATCAGCAGAAATGGACGTGGATGAAGCTCCTACTGAACCTTCTGTTAAGAAAAGCAAAAAGTCAAAATCCAAAGTTGATTCTGTAGCTAATGGTGAAGAGAAACAAACAGCTGTTACAAATGGAGATGGTACTGGGAAGAAGAAAAAGTCTAGAAAATCAGTCCAAGACTCTTGA
- the LOC108227914 gene encoding glyceraldehyde-3-phosphate dehydrogenase, cytosolic: MAPIKIGINGFGRIGRLVARVALQRDDVELVAVNDPFISTDYMTYMFKYDSVHGAWKHHELKVKDEKTLLFGEKPVAVFGSRNPEEIPWASTGAEYIVESTGVFTDKDKAAAHLKGGAKKVIISAPSKDAPMFVVGVNEKEYKSDLHIVSNASCTTNCLAPLAKVINDRFGIVEGLMTTVHSITATQKTVDGPSAKDWRGGRAASFNIIPSSTGAAKAVGKVLPSLNGKLTGMSFRVPTVDVSVVDLTVRLEKKATYEQIKAAIKEESEGKLKGILGYTEDDVVSTDFVGDSRSSIFDAKAGIALNDNFVKLVSWYDNEWGYSTRVVDLIVHMASVQ, from the exons ATGG CACCTATCAAGATCGGAATCAATG GTTTCGGAAGAATCGGACGATTGGTTGCTAGAGTTGCTCTGCAAAGAGATGATGTAGAGCTTGTTGCTGTCAACGATCCTTTCATCTCTACCGATTACATG ACCTATATGTTCAAATATGACAGTGTCCACGGTGCCTGGAAGCATCATGAACTCAAAGTTAAGGACGAGAAGACCCTTTTGTTCGGTGAGAAGCCTGTTGCTGTTTTTGGATCAAG GAACCCTGAGGAGATCCCATGGGCTAGCACTGGTGCAGAGTATATTGTTGAATCAACTGGTGTCTTTACTGACAAAGACAAGGCTGCTGCACATTTGAAG GGAGGTGCAAAGAAAGTCATCATATCTGCCCCTAGCAAAGACGCTCCCATGTTTGTTGTTGGTGTCAATGAGAAGGAATACAAATCTGACCTCCACATTGTTTCTAATGCTAGTTGCACCACAAACTGCCTTGCTCCCCTTGCTAAG GTGATCAATGACAGGTTTGGAATTGTTGAGGGGCTAATGACAACTGTCCATTCAATCACAG CCACACAAAAAACTGTTGACGGACCATCTGCCAAGGACTGGAGAGGTGGAAGAGCTGCTTCATTCAACATCATTCCTAGTAGCACTGGAGCTGCCAAG GCTGTTGGGAAAGTGCTTCCTTCACTTAACGGAAAGTTGACCGGAATGTCATTCCGAGTTCCTACCGTGGATGTCTCAGTGGTCGATCTCACTGTCAGGCTAGAGAAGAAGGCTACTTATGAACAAATTAAAGCTGCTATCAA GGAAGAGTCTGAGGGAAAGCTCAAGGGAATTTTGGGATACACTGAAGATGATGTGGTTTCCACAGACTTTGTTGGTGACAGCAG GTCAAGCATCTTTGATGCCAAAGCAGGAATTGCTCTGAATGATAACTTTGTCAAGCTTGTCTCATGGTACGACAATGAATGGGGATACAG CACCCGTGTGGTTGATTTGATCGTACACATGGCATCTGTCCAGTAA